The following proteins come from a genomic window of Musa acuminata AAA Group cultivar baxijiao chromosome BXJ1-7, Cavendish_Baxijiao_AAA, whole genome shotgun sequence:
- the LOC135678164 gene encoding protein MIZU-KUSSEI 1-like — translation MTAMASAVVPESASSPSSPRPAITLSQPKKKRPAVKNVKAIRAIRSLFRSFPILTPACRFHATLPRCSRAADGHISGATRTTGTLFGHRKSRITLAIQENPRGVPILLLELAIPTGKFMQEMGSDHLRVALECEKKAADKTKLLEEPLWTAFVNGRKIGYGVKREPSEKDLEIMQLLYTVSTGAGVLPDHMTDAVEGETTYMRAYFDKVVGSKDSETLYMLNPDGNSGPELSIFFVRV, via the coding sequence ATGACCGCAATGGCCAGTGCCGTCGTCCCCGAGTCCGCCTCCAGCCCATCCTCCCCTCGCCCCGCCATCACCCTTAGCCAGCCCAAGAAGAAGCGACCGGCCGTCAAGAATGTCAAGGCCATCCGCGCCATCCGATCTCTCTTCCGGTCCTTCCCCATCCTAACCCCTGCCTGCCGCTTCCATGCGACCCTCCCCCGCTGCAGCCGCGCGGCCGACGGCCACATCAGCGGCGCGACCCGCACCACCGGCACCCTCTTCGGCCACCGAAAGTCCCGCATCACCCTCGCCATCCAGGAAAACCCCCGCGGCGTCCCCATCCTCCTCCTCGAGCTTGCCATCCCCACCGGCAAGTTCATGCAGGAGATGGGCTCCGACCATCTCCGGGTCGCGCTGGAGTGCGAGAAGAAGGCCGCCGACAAGACGAAGCTGCTCGAGGAGCCACTGTGGACGGCGTTCGTCAACGGGCGCAAGATCGGGTACGGCGTCAAGCGGGAGCCCTCGGAGAAGGATTTGGAGATAATGCAGCTGCTCTACACCGTGTCCACGGGCGCAGGCGTGCTCCCCGACCACATGACCGACGCCGTCGAAGGAGAGACGACGTACATGCGGGCCTACTTCGACAAGGTGGTGGGAAGCAAGGACTCGGAAACGCTTTACATGCTCAACCCAGACGGGAACAGCGGGCCTGAGCTGAGCATCTTCTTCGTTAGGGTATGA
- the LOC135580889 gene encoding transcription factor GAMYB-like isoform X2: protein MEQINSQPSEEDSCGESTNKGNEDLKKGPWTSAEDEILVNYVNRFGEGNWNAVRKHTKLRRCGKSCRLRWINHLRPNLKKGAFTEDEEQLIIALHSKMGNRWAQMSAFLPGRTDNEIKNYWNTRKKRCQRTGLPLYPPNACHNVSEENLQSSRLSKYSYSYDQPLELLQGSFPGSPDIISDNFQTSYGASSYAMPFADAAGFGSQNYSFANPTANCLEQSTDSEKFLLALHGSVADVYPTTKQFLFQPSGSTPWNCFGSLHGADPSSQSLAPLLGAVPGSHALLNDTFSTYCPTRGTAKLELPSDQCVETDASSRLTCPATPVSVYNVQSPSATVSVQSNFVSPWKSGPMLRQAHVLSDAEKEPSEMSSITSTIKPNDVFECSGLSINDMELYSTAVADSYMESPSALVSLQSKCFPPWKSSPVLQEAHVLSSAEKEPSLKSSSVTPIVKSSDVSECSINGTELYSSPVAFDRYVKSPSATIPFQSSCVTPWKNVPLRSVLQEGHAPGSSEAESSEKRSVTSIMKPNNVICSSGLSINDREFNSKPVVADTYVGSPPATFSLQSKYLTSWKSDPVLVEADAFDSAEEEPSKKFC from the exons ATGGAGCAGATAAACTCACAACCATCTGAAGAAGATAGCTGTGGTGAATCGACGAACAAAGGgaatgaagatttgaagaagggaCCATGGACATCTGCTGAGGATGAGATTTTGGTGAATTATGTTAACAGATTTGGTGAGGGGAACTGGAATGCCGTTCGGAAGCACACAAAACTCCGTCGATGTGGCAAAAGCTGTCGTCTACGGTGGATTAATCATCTCAGGCCAAATTTAAAGAAAGGTGCTTTTACAGAAGATGAGGAGCAGCTGATCATTGCACTCCACTCTAAGATGGGAAACAGATGGGCTCAGATGTCTGCATTT TTGCCTGGGCGTACCGATAATGAGATAAAGAACTACTGGAATACACGAAAGAAGAGATGCCAGCGTACTGGTTTGCCCCTTTACCCTCCAAATGCATGCCACAATGTCTCCGAGGAAAATTTGCAAAGCTCACGTCTCAGCAAGTACAGCTACAGTTATGATCAGCCTCTTGAGCTCCTTCAGGGAAGCTTCCCTGGCAGTCCTGATATTATATCTGACAACTTCCAGACAAGTTATGGGGCTTCCTCCTATGCAATGCCATTTGCGGATGCAGCGGGTTTTGGATCCCAGAATTATTCCTTTGCAAATCCAACAGCTAATTGTCTTGAGCAATCTACAGACTCTGAAAAATTTCTCCTTGCCTTACATGGTAGTGTTGCGGATGTTTATCCTACAACCAAACAATTTTTGTTTCAGCCTTCAGGAAGCACACCTTGGAATTGTTTTGGTTCTCTCCATGGTGCTGATCCCAGCAGCCAGAGCCTGGCACCTTTGCTAGGTGCCGTCCCTGGCAGCCATGCCCTTCTAAATGATACCTTCTCTACTTATTGTCCCACTCGTGGAACTGCAAAGTTAGAGCTCCCTTCAGACCAATGTGTAGAGACTGATGCCAGTAGCAGGCTTACCTGCCCAGCCACACCTGTTTCAGTTTATAATGTTCAATCTCCATCAGCAACTGTCTCAGTGCAATCCAATTTTGTTTCACCATGGAAGAGTGGTCCAATGCTTCGACAGGCGCATGTACTGAGCGATGCAGAGAAGGAACCATCCGAGATGAGCTCAATTACTTCTACCATCAAACCCAATGATGTTTTCGAGTGCTCAGGTCTTAGTATCAATGATATGGAGTTGTATTCTACAGCTGTTGCTGATTCATATATGGAATCTCCATCAGCTCTCGTCTCATTGCAATCCAAATGTTTTCCACCATGGAAGAGTAGTCCGGTGCTTCAAGAGGCTCATGTACTGAGCAGTGCAGAAAAAGAACCATCTTTGAAGAGCTCCTCAGTAACTCCTATTGTTAAATCCAGTGATGTGTCAGAGTGTAGTATCAACGGGACAGAATTGTACTCTTCACCTGTTGCATTTGATAGGTATGTCAAATCTCCATCAGCTACTATCCCATTCCAGTCCAGTTGTGTTACACCATGGAAGAATGTTCCATTAAGATCAGTACTTCAAGAGGGGCATGCACCGGGCAGTTCAGAGGCAGAATCATCTGAGAAGAGGTCAGTGACTTCTATCATGAAACCCAATAATGTGATCTGCTCTTCAGGGTTAAGTATCAACGACAGAGAGTTTAATTCTAAACCTGTTGTAGCTGATACATATGTGGGATCTCCACCAGCAACTTTCTCGTTGCAATCGAAATATCTTACTTCATGGAAGAGCGATCCAGTTCTGGTAGAGGCAGATGCATTTGATAGTGCAGAGGAAGAACCATCCAAAAAGTTCTGTTAA
- the LOC135580889 gene encoding transcription factor GAMYB-like isoform X1, whose translation MTSKDKMEQINSQPSEEDSCGESTNKGNEDLKKGPWTSAEDEILVNYVNRFGEGNWNAVRKHTKLRRCGKSCRLRWINHLRPNLKKGAFTEDEEQLIIALHSKMGNRWAQMSAFLPGRTDNEIKNYWNTRKKRCQRTGLPLYPPNACHNVSEENLQSSRLSKYSYSYDQPLELLQGSFPGSPDIISDNFQTSYGASSYAMPFADAAGFGSQNYSFANPTANCLEQSTDSEKFLLALHGSVADVYPTTKQFLFQPSGSTPWNCFGSLHGADPSSQSLAPLLGAVPGSHALLNDTFSTYCPTRGTAKLELPSDQCVETDASSRLTCPATPVSVYNVQSPSATVSVQSNFVSPWKSGPMLRQAHVLSDAEKEPSEMSSITSTIKPNDVFECSGLSINDMELYSTAVADSYMESPSALVSLQSKCFPPWKSSPVLQEAHVLSSAEKEPSLKSSSVTPIVKSSDVSECSINGTELYSSPVAFDRYVKSPSATIPFQSSCVTPWKNVPLRSVLQEGHAPGSSEAESSEKRSVTSIMKPNNVICSSGLSINDREFNSKPVVADTYVGSPPATFSLQSKYLTSWKSDPVLVEADAFDSAEEEPSKKFC comes from the exons atgacatcaaaag ACAAAATGGAGCAGATAAACTCACAACCATCTGAAGAAGATAGCTGTGGTGAATCGACGAACAAAGGgaatgaagatttgaagaagggaCCATGGACATCTGCTGAGGATGAGATTTTGGTGAATTATGTTAACAGATTTGGTGAGGGGAACTGGAATGCCGTTCGGAAGCACACAAAACTCCGTCGATGTGGCAAAAGCTGTCGTCTACGGTGGATTAATCATCTCAGGCCAAATTTAAAGAAAGGTGCTTTTACAGAAGATGAGGAGCAGCTGATCATTGCACTCCACTCTAAGATGGGAAACAGATGGGCTCAGATGTCTGCATTT TTGCCTGGGCGTACCGATAATGAGATAAAGAACTACTGGAATACACGAAAGAAGAGATGCCAGCGTACTGGTTTGCCCCTTTACCCTCCAAATGCATGCCACAATGTCTCCGAGGAAAATTTGCAAAGCTCACGTCTCAGCAAGTACAGCTACAGTTATGATCAGCCTCTTGAGCTCCTTCAGGGAAGCTTCCCTGGCAGTCCTGATATTATATCTGACAACTTCCAGACAAGTTATGGGGCTTCCTCCTATGCAATGCCATTTGCGGATGCAGCGGGTTTTGGATCCCAGAATTATTCCTTTGCAAATCCAACAGCTAATTGTCTTGAGCAATCTACAGACTCTGAAAAATTTCTCCTTGCCTTACATGGTAGTGTTGCGGATGTTTATCCTACAACCAAACAATTTTTGTTTCAGCCTTCAGGAAGCACACCTTGGAATTGTTTTGGTTCTCTCCATGGTGCTGATCCCAGCAGCCAGAGCCTGGCACCTTTGCTAGGTGCCGTCCCTGGCAGCCATGCCCTTCTAAATGATACCTTCTCTACTTATTGTCCCACTCGTGGAACTGCAAAGTTAGAGCTCCCTTCAGACCAATGTGTAGAGACTGATGCCAGTAGCAGGCTTACCTGCCCAGCCACACCTGTTTCAGTTTATAATGTTCAATCTCCATCAGCAACTGTCTCAGTGCAATCCAATTTTGTTTCACCATGGAAGAGTGGTCCAATGCTTCGACAGGCGCATGTACTGAGCGATGCAGAGAAGGAACCATCCGAGATGAGCTCAATTACTTCTACCATCAAACCCAATGATGTTTTCGAGTGCTCAGGTCTTAGTATCAATGATATGGAGTTGTATTCTACAGCTGTTGCTGATTCATATATGGAATCTCCATCAGCTCTCGTCTCATTGCAATCCAAATGTTTTCCACCATGGAAGAGTAGTCCGGTGCTTCAAGAGGCTCATGTACTGAGCAGTGCAGAAAAAGAACCATCTTTGAAGAGCTCCTCAGTAACTCCTATTGTTAAATCCAGTGATGTGTCAGAGTGTAGTATCAACGGGACAGAATTGTACTCTTCACCTGTTGCATTTGATAGGTATGTCAAATCTCCATCAGCTACTATCCCATTCCAGTCCAGTTGTGTTACACCATGGAAGAATGTTCCATTAAGATCAGTACTTCAAGAGGGGCATGCACCGGGCAGTTCAGAGGCAGAATCATCTGAGAAGAGGTCAGTGACTTCTATCATGAAACCCAATAATGTGATCTGCTCTTCAGGGTTAAGTATCAACGACAGAGAGTTTAATTCTAAACCTGTTGTAGCTGATACATATGTGGGATCTCCACCAGCAACTTTCTCGTTGCAATCGAAATATCTTACTTCATGGAAGAGCGATCCAGTTCTGGTAGAGGCAGATGCATTTGATAGTGCAGAGGAAGAACCATCCAAAAAGTTCTGTTAA
- the LOC135580889 gene encoding transcription factor GAMYB-like isoform X3 — MTSKDKMEQINSQPSEEDSCGESTNKGNEDLKKGPWTSAEDEILVNYVNRFGEGNWNAVRKHTKLRRCGKSCRLRWINHLRPNLKKGAFTEDEEQLIIALHSKMGNRWAQMSAFLPGRTDNEIKNYWNTRKKRCQRTGLPLYPPNACHNVSEENLQSSRLSKYSYSYDQPLELLQGSFPGSPDIISDNFQTSYGASSYAMPFADAAGFGSQNYSFANPTANCLEQSTDSEKFLLALHGSVADVYPTTKQFLFQPSGSTPWNCFGSLHGADPSSQSLAPLLGAVPGSHALLNDTFSTYCPTRGTAKLELPSDQCVETDASSRLTCPATPVSVYNVQSPSATVSVQSNFVSPWKSGPMLRQAHVLSDAEKEPSEMSSITSTIKPNDVFECSGLSINDMELYSTAVADSYMESPSALVSLQSKCFPPWKSSPVLQEAHVLSSAEKEPSLKSSSVTPIVKSSDVSECSINGTELYSSPVAFDRYVKSPSATIPFQSSCVTPWKNVPLRSVLQEGHAPGSSEAESSEKS; from the exons atgacatcaaaag ACAAAATGGAGCAGATAAACTCACAACCATCTGAAGAAGATAGCTGTGGTGAATCGACGAACAAAGGgaatgaagatttgaagaagggaCCATGGACATCTGCTGAGGATGAGATTTTGGTGAATTATGTTAACAGATTTGGTGAGGGGAACTGGAATGCCGTTCGGAAGCACACAAAACTCCGTCGATGTGGCAAAAGCTGTCGTCTACGGTGGATTAATCATCTCAGGCCAAATTTAAAGAAAGGTGCTTTTACAGAAGATGAGGAGCAGCTGATCATTGCACTCCACTCTAAGATGGGAAACAGATGGGCTCAGATGTCTGCATTT TTGCCTGGGCGTACCGATAATGAGATAAAGAACTACTGGAATACACGAAAGAAGAGATGCCAGCGTACTGGTTTGCCCCTTTACCCTCCAAATGCATGCCACAATGTCTCCGAGGAAAATTTGCAAAGCTCACGTCTCAGCAAGTACAGCTACAGTTATGATCAGCCTCTTGAGCTCCTTCAGGGAAGCTTCCCTGGCAGTCCTGATATTATATCTGACAACTTCCAGACAAGTTATGGGGCTTCCTCCTATGCAATGCCATTTGCGGATGCAGCGGGTTTTGGATCCCAGAATTATTCCTTTGCAAATCCAACAGCTAATTGTCTTGAGCAATCTACAGACTCTGAAAAATTTCTCCTTGCCTTACATGGTAGTGTTGCGGATGTTTATCCTACAACCAAACAATTTTTGTTTCAGCCTTCAGGAAGCACACCTTGGAATTGTTTTGGTTCTCTCCATGGTGCTGATCCCAGCAGCCAGAGCCTGGCACCTTTGCTAGGTGCCGTCCCTGGCAGCCATGCCCTTCTAAATGATACCTTCTCTACTTATTGTCCCACTCGTGGAACTGCAAAGTTAGAGCTCCCTTCAGACCAATGTGTAGAGACTGATGCCAGTAGCAGGCTTACCTGCCCAGCCACACCTGTTTCAGTTTATAATGTTCAATCTCCATCAGCAACTGTCTCAGTGCAATCCAATTTTGTTTCACCATGGAAGAGTGGTCCAATGCTTCGACAGGCGCATGTACTGAGCGATGCAGAGAAGGAACCATCCGAGATGAGCTCAATTACTTCTACCATCAAACCCAATGATGTTTTCGAGTGCTCAGGTCTTAGTATCAATGATATGGAGTTGTATTCTACAGCTGTTGCTGATTCATATATGGAATCTCCATCAGCTCTCGTCTCATTGCAATCCAAATGTTTTCCACCATGGAAGAGTAGTCCGGTGCTTCAAGAGGCTCATGTACTGAGCAGTGCAGAAAAAGAACCATCTTTGAAGAGCTCCTCAGTAACTCCTATTGTTAAATCCAGTGATGTGTCAGAGTGTAGTATCAACGGGACAGAATTGTACTCTTCACCTGTTGCATTTGATAGGTATGTCAAATCTCCATCAGCTACTATCCCATTCCAGTCCAGTTGTGTTACACCATGGAAGAATGTTCCATTAAGATCAGTACTTCAAGAGGGGCATGCACCGGGCAGTTCAGAGGCAGAATCATCTGAGAAGAG CTGA
- the LOC103990834 gene encoding calmodulin-binding protein 25-like encodes MEALMEENCLAAVARWFSDALPSDGDAISLTSSPASFVPVAASPMPPRPLADHPALLRAGSPLGKRKSRASTRRASTFISVDPADFRRMVQQVTGFRLDAGSATGPVLRPEPFRPGGGQLYPALVPTLDSSAFAVGWTGLADPKDMNRSRVEPVMDEFEPFTGFPTLESWGSF; translated from the coding sequence ATGGAAGCGCTGATGGAGGAGAACTGCTTGGCCGCCGTCGCCCGTTGGTTCTCTGACGCGTTGCCCAGCGATGGGGACGCCATCTCTCTCACTTCCTCTCCCGCCTCCTTCGTCCCAGTCGCGGCGTCTCCGATGCCGCCTCGGCCGCTCGCCGACCACCCGGCCCTTCTCCGAGCCGGCAGTCCCCTGGGGAAGAGGAAGTCGCGCGCCTCGACGCGGAGGGCGTCGACGTTCATCAGCGTCGATCCGGCCGACTTCCGCCGGATGGTTCAGCAGGTGACCGGCTTCCGGCTCGACGCGGGCAGCGCAACCGGGCCGGTCCTTAGGCCGGAGCCATTCCGGCCCGGCGGAGGGCAACTGTACCCGGCCTTGGTGCCCACGCTCGACAGTTCGGCCTTCGCCGTCGGGTGGACCGGGCTGGCCGATCCGAAGGACATGAACCGCTCTCGAGTTGAACCGGTGATGGATGAGTTCGAGCCGTTCACCGGTTTTCCGACGCTCGAGTCGTGGGGTTCCTTTTag